The sequence AATCCGTTTGCCTGACGTTTTATCCATGCTGGGTGGCTTAGGTGCTCGTTTACAAATCCAAGGATGTTTTAAAGCTTGGCTAGGAGTCATCCGTGTGGAAGGATCCCAATTAAGACATTCTTTTAAGAATTCTATAAACACGGGGTCATCACAGCCTTTTAATGCTGTGACCCAGTCTTTGTTGCCTGGAGCACCACGCATTTTACCCCTGCGTGATCTGCTGCCATTAAGAGTCATTTTCCCATCTGCCTGTGTTGTTACAGTGCAATAGCGAGGATGGCCTTTTGAATTGATGAAGTTTTTGGCTCGCTTGGATTGGTCCAGCAGCTTCTGTGGGGGCATTCCAAGGAGCTCCATCATACAAGCTAACTGGTCACCTTCATCCTCTCCAGGAAAGAGAGGGTAACCAGTCAACAGTTCCACAAGAATACAGCCAAAACTCCACATGTCTATGGGCATCCCATAACGGCTTCCCAGAATGACTTCTGGGGCTCGGTAGAACCGAGACTGTATGTAAGTGTAGACCCTTTGATGCTCAAAACAGCTGGATCCAAAATCAATCACTTTGATTCCACTCCGCCCTTGTTGCTTTAGAAGAATATTTTCAGGTTTCAAGTCACaatgtattattttgtttttataaaggGCCTCCAAACACTGCAATATAGAGTGGGCAAATTTTCGTACAAGTTGAACACTGAAGCCTTGAAACTTGTTTCTTTTGATCAGCTCATACAGATTCATGCTCAAGAGTTCAAAAGTCATACATATGTGATTCCTAAAGGTAAAACTCTCTAGCATGTGAATAACATTCATGCTACCAGTTTTATCCTGCTTTTTGAGATGTTCCAAGATCCGTATTTCTTCTGCGGCTTGCCGGTGAAACCTCTTTTCATTACGTACCATCTTTAAGGCCAAATGCTGATGGTGTTTGTGGTCATAAACCTTAGCTACTTGGCCAAAACTGCCTTTCCCAATTATTTTAAGTACTTCATATCGGTAGGCAAGATGGTCATGAGGCACGTGAATGTAGCTGCCCTGTTCATCATCATATCCACCATTGTTTGAGCCACCAATGACTCCTTGTCTTTTCTTTGCATTCGGACCCACAaaataaatttcagagaagtTCAATATTTCTTGCTGCTCATAGGCCGACAA comes from Rhineura floridana isolate rRhiFlo1 chromosome 6, rRhiFlo1.hap2, whole genome shotgun sequence and encodes:
- the DYRK3 gene encoding dual specificity tyrosine-phosphorylation-regulated kinase 3 isoform X6 translates to MKDHPLTGSQVKVEQLFEDSGNRRSSTLQSSGINSSERSFPTPAKDKSIDIISTTKNSGSLTKVQKTGSQSPEQALKQYKHQLSAYEQQEILNFSEIYFVGPNAKKRQGVIGGSNNGGYDDEQGSYIHVPHDHLAYRYEVLKIIGKGSFGQVAKVYDHKHHQHLALKMVRNEKRFHRQAAEEIRILEHLKKQDKTGSMNVIHMLESFTFRNHICMTFELLSMNLYELIKRNKFQGFSVQLVRKFAHSILQCLEALYKNKIIHCDLKPENILLKQQGRSGIKVIDFGSSCFEHQRVYTYIQSRFYRAPEVILGSRYGMPIDMWSFGCILVELLTGYPLFPGEDEGDQLACMMELLGMPPQKLLDQSKRAKNFINSKGHPRYCTVTTQADGKMTLNGSRSRRGKMRGAPGNKDWVTALKGCDDPVFIEFLKECLNWDPSTRMTPSQALKHPWICKRAPKPPSMDKTSGKRIAHYTSSFPGIGSRLPPVVGVANKLRANLMSDSNASIPLCTVLPKLVS
- the DYRK3 gene encoding dual specificity tyrosine-phosphorylation-regulated kinase 3 isoform X2; protein product: MGRMARGLSPRYRRRHDAAEQKAGGSPHCRFGDGLYDSYMRIDQIRYSDPANEECAPSGLPSLGRPNVITNTIAMKDHPLTGSQVKVEQLFEDSGNRRSSTLQSSGINSSERSFPTPAKDKSIDIISTTKNSGSLTKVQKTGSQSPEQALKQYKHQLSAYEQQEILNFSEIYFVGPNAKKRQGVIGGSNNGGYDDEQGSYIHVPHDHLAYRYEVLKIIGKGSFGQVAKVYDHKHHQHLALKMVRNEKRFHRQAAEEIRILEHLKKQDKTGSMNVIHMLESFTFRNHICMTFELLSMNLYELIKRNKFQGFSVQLVRKFAHSILQCLEALYKNKIIHCDLKPENILLKQQGRSGIKVIDFGSSCFEHQRVYTYIQSRFYRAPEVILGSRYGMPIDMWSFGCILVELLTGYPLFPGEDEGDQLACMMELLGMPPQKLLDQSKRAKNFINSKGHPRYCTVTTQADGKMTLNGSRSRRGKMRGAPGNKDWVTALKGCDDPVFIEFLKECLNWDPSTRMTPSQALKHPWICKRAPKPPSMDKTSGKRIAHYTSSFPGIGSRLPPVVGVANKLRANLMSDSNASIPLCTVLPKLVS
- the DYRK3 gene encoding dual specificity tyrosine-phosphorylation-regulated kinase 3 isoform X4, whose product is MHVYFEGSTIGFSLLSARFGDGLYDSYMRIDQIRYSDPANEECAPSGLPSLGRPNVITNTIAMKDHPLTGSQVKVEQLFEDSGNRRSSTLQSSGINSSERSFPTPAKDKSIDIISTTKNSGSLTKVQKTGSQSPEQALKQYKHQLSAYEQQEILNFSEIYFVGPNAKKRQGVIGGSNNGGYDDEQGSYIHVPHDHLAYRYEVLKIIGKGSFGQVAKVYDHKHHQHLALKMVRNEKRFHRQAAEEIRILEHLKKQDKTGSMNVIHMLESFTFRNHICMTFELLSMNLYELIKRNKFQGFSVQLVRKFAHSILQCLEALYKNKIIHCDLKPENILLKQQGRSGIKVIDFGSSCFEHQRVYTYIQSRFYRAPEVILGSRYGMPIDMWSFGCILVELLTGYPLFPGEDEGDQLACMMELLGMPPQKLLDQSKRAKNFINSKGHPRYCTVTTQADGKMTLNGSRSRRGKMRGAPGNKDWVTALKGCDDPVFIEFLKECLNWDPSTRMTPSQALKHPWICKRAPKPPSMDKTSGKRIAHYTSSFPGIGSRLPPVVGVANKLRANLMSDSNASIPLCTVLPKLVS
- the DYRK3 gene encoding dual specificity tyrosine-phosphorylation-regulated kinase 3 isoform X1, which translates into the protein MDPSIPRGLQSTGERPFGSSKTWGGGRSWLPVEEARFGDGLYDSYMRIDQIRYSDPANEECAPSGLPSLGRPNVITNTIAMKDHPLTGSQVKVEQLFEDSGNRRSSTLQSSGINSSERSFPTPAKDKSIDIISTTKNSGSLTKVQKTGSQSPEQALKQYKHQLSAYEQQEILNFSEIYFVGPNAKKRQGVIGGSNNGGYDDEQGSYIHVPHDHLAYRYEVLKIIGKGSFGQVAKVYDHKHHQHLALKMVRNEKRFHRQAAEEIRILEHLKKQDKTGSMNVIHMLESFTFRNHICMTFELLSMNLYELIKRNKFQGFSVQLVRKFAHSILQCLEALYKNKIIHCDLKPENILLKQQGRSGIKVIDFGSSCFEHQRVYTYIQSRFYRAPEVILGSRYGMPIDMWSFGCILVELLTGYPLFPGEDEGDQLACMMELLGMPPQKLLDQSKRAKNFINSKGHPRYCTVTTQADGKMTLNGSRSRRGKMRGAPGNKDWVTALKGCDDPVFIEFLKECLNWDPSTRMTPSQALKHPWICKRAPKPPSMDKTSGKRIAHYTSSFPGIGSRLPPVVGVANKLRANLMSDSNASIPLCTVLPKLVS
- the DYRK3 gene encoding dual specificity tyrosine-phosphorylation-regulated kinase 3 isoform X3; the encoded protein is MQGPESKSLLSQIPLPGTRFGDGLYDSYMRIDQIRYSDPANEECAPSGLPSLGRPNVITNTIAMKDHPLTGSQVKVEQLFEDSGNRRSSTLQSSGINSSERSFPTPAKDKSIDIISTTKNSGSLTKVQKTGSQSPEQALKQYKHQLSAYEQQEILNFSEIYFVGPNAKKRQGVIGGSNNGGYDDEQGSYIHVPHDHLAYRYEVLKIIGKGSFGQVAKVYDHKHHQHLALKMVRNEKRFHRQAAEEIRILEHLKKQDKTGSMNVIHMLESFTFRNHICMTFELLSMNLYELIKRNKFQGFSVQLVRKFAHSILQCLEALYKNKIIHCDLKPENILLKQQGRSGIKVIDFGSSCFEHQRVYTYIQSRFYRAPEVILGSRYGMPIDMWSFGCILVELLTGYPLFPGEDEGDQLACMMELLGMPPQKLLDQSKRAKNFINSKGHPRYCTVTTQADGKMTLNGSRSRRGKMRGAPGNKDWVTALKGCDDPVFIEFLKECLNWDPSTRMTPSQALKHPWICKRAPKPPSMDKTSGKRIAHYTSSFPGIGSRLPPVVGVANKLRANLMSDSNASIPLCTVLPKLVS
- the DYRK3 gene encoding dual specificity tyrosine-phosphorylation-regulated kinase 3 isoform X5 gives rise to the protein MMLLSRKPEGPLTAARFGDGLYDSYMRIDQIRYSDPANEECAPSGLPSLGRPNVITNTIAMKDHPLTGSQVKVEQLFEDSGNRRSSTLQSSGINSSERSFPTPAKDKSIDIISTTKNSGSLTKVQKTGSQSPEQALKQYKHQLSAYEQQEILNFSEIYFVGPNAKKRQGVIGGSNNGGYDDEQGSYIHVPHDHLAYRYEVLKIIGKGSFGQVAKVYDHKHHQHLALKMVRNEKRFHRQAAEEIRILEHLKKQDKTGSMNVIHMLESFTFRNHICMTFELLSMNLYELIKRNKFQGFSVQLVRKFAHSILQCLEALYKNKIIHCDLKPENILLKQQGRSGIKVIDFGSSCFEHQRVYTYIQSRFYRAPEVILGSRYGMPIDMWSFGCILVELLTGYPLFPGEDEGDQLACMMELLGMPPQKLLDQSKRAKNFINSKGHPRYCTVTTQADGKMTLNGSRSRRGKMRGAPGNKDWVTALKGCDDPVFIEFLKECLNWDPSTRMTPSQALKHPWICKRAPKPPSMDKTSGKRIAHYTSSFPGIGSRLPPVVGVANKLRANLMSDSNASIPLCTVLPKLVS